A segment of the Paracoccus suum genome:
CTCTATGAGGCCGCCTTTCGCTGACATCCCTGCGGCCTGGAGGCGCCGAGCGCCTCACACTTGGCGGATCGTGTCCCCCGGCAGGAAGGTCGGCACCAATTCGATCACACCCCCATCCGGCCTCGGGTCCTTGCCGGCGACGATCCGCGCCGCCCTGCGGCCGATGTCCACCCGCCGCGCATCGGTGGTCGCGAGTCGCCGTGGCAGGCCCTTCAGCATCTCGACCCCATTGAACCCGGCGAGGCCCAGCCGGCCCGGGATGTCGATTCCCTGCTCGAGGCACCACAGCAGCCCACCTGCGCCGATCATGTCGTTGGAATAATACAGGAAATCCAGATCAGGCTTGCGGGTCAGGATGCGCTCAGTCAACTCGCGCCCTTTCACCAGCGACGAGCCGCCCTGATAGAATTCGCGCGCGGCCAAGGGAACGCCAGCCTCTGACAGTCCGGCCTCGAACCCCTCCAGCCGTTTGCGCGCCCGGTGATCCTCGGGCATGTGGGTGCCCAGAAACCCGATCCGGCGGTAACCCGCGTTCAGGATGGTGGCCGCCATCTCGGCCCCCACCCGGCGGTGCGAGATGCCGACTGCGCAATCGACGCTCTCGCCATCGGTATCCATGATCTCGACCACCGGCACCCCGGCCGCCCGCAGCATGGCGCGCGCGGCGCGGCTGTGCTCCAGCCCAGCGAGGATCAGTCCGGCCGGCCGCCAGGACAACATGTCGTACAGCACGGCCTCCTCCCGGGCTGGGGCGTATTGGGTGACGCCCACGACCGGCTGCAGGGGCGTATCGTCGAGTTCGGCCGAAATGCCGCCGAGGACGTCGGGAAAGACCAGATTCGACAGCGACGGGATCATGACCGCGACCAGGTTCACGCGCTGGCTGGCGAGGCCGCCGGCGATCCGATTCGGCACGTATCCAAGGCTGCGCGCCGCGGTCAGGACCTTTTCGCGGGTGGCGGCCGACACATCGCCCCGGTCGCGCAAAACGCGACTCACCGTCATCTCGGACACCCCGGCGGCGGCAGACACGTCGCGCAGCGTCAGCGCGCGGGGACGGGCGGTTCGGATCACGCGGGGTCTCGCATCGGCACAGGGTGAGCGATGCTAGCCCACCGGCTGCCCACGCGGCAAGCGCGCCGAGGGCGCATGTTAGCGGGCAGCAGCGCGCGGCACCCTCGCGCGCCCGGCGCCTGCAGCCCCGCTTGCGCCGCGCCCGGCCAGCAGGCAAAAGAGGCCGTGGCCTCGTGGCTCAACTGGATAGAGCAGCCCCCTCCTAAGGGGCAGGTTGCAGGTTCAAATCCTGCCGGGGCCACCATCACGTCGATCAATTGCGAGAGGTTTCAGGATATGCGGTTTTGCTCGCCTGAACCCGCGTGGCTCGCAGCACTCCCCCTCCCCGCGGCCCCGCAAGGGCGGTTTACGCGTTCAAGCCCTAGCTTTGTCTCGGGAATCCATCGGTTTGTTCAGGCTCGGGGTTTAAAGATGGTCATTCGATCCCGTCAGACCCGGCGCTTCGTACCCGATTTCTCCGGTTTTTTCACATTGTGAAAAGTTGCGCGCGATGACACCGCCGCCCGTCTCCCTCCTGTCCTGGGTCGATCTCTGGCATCTTGTTCAGGACGGCGAGCCGATCACGACGCGCGGCGCCGAGCTTTTACCGGTCCGGTGGCGTGGCGCACCCGCGATGCTCAAGCTGGCGACCGAGGAGGAGGAGAAGCTCGGGGGCGCTCTGCTGGAATGGTGGCAGGGCGTGGGCGCGGCGCGGCTTTTTGCGGCCGAGGGCGATGCCATCCTGATGGAGAGGGCGACGGGCACGCGCTCCCTATCCCACTATGCTCGGAACGGCCGGGACGAGGAGGCCACCGCCATCCTCTGTGATACAGTCGCGTCGCTTCATGCGCCGCGCACCGGGCCGCGTCCCGAGCTGGTACCGCTCGAAATCTGGTTTCGCGAACTGGAGCCGGCGGCGCGCACGCATGGCGGCCTTCTGGCGCGCAGCCACCGCGAGGCGCAGGCGCTGCTGTCAAGCCAGCGCGATATTCGCGTCCTTCACGGCGATATTCACCACGACAATGTCCTCGACTTCGGGGCGCGCGGCTGGTTGGCGATCGATCCGAAGCGTGTCGCCGGCGATCGCGCCTTCGACTACGCCAATATCTTCACCAATCCCGACCTTGACGATCCGTCCATCCCCGTCTCGACCCGGCCGGAACGCTTTGCCAGCCGGCTCGACATTGTCATTGAGCAGTCCGGCCTGGGACGCGAGCGCCTGCTCAGATGGCTCATCGCGTGGTGTGGCCTGTCCGCGGCCTGGTTCATCAGCGATGACGAGAGCCCTGCGCTCGACTTCGCCGTCATGGAGTTTGCCATCGCCGCCCTCGACGGGTGATCCAGCGCAGACCGGCGAAATTGCCCGAGGTTCAGCAGCCGGCCCCTGCCTTTTGTCGGCAGACCCCGTAATACGATCTCGTCGTGGAAGCTGCTCGGCGCGTTGTTGAGTATTTCACTAAGATATAATAACTGCCGGTCGATTGCACTCGAAAAACAGCGAGCCTCGATGCGTTGCCATACTCTTGCCATCTGCGCC
Coding sequences within it:
- a CDS encoding aminoglycoside phosphotransferase family protein; translated protein: MTPPPVSLLSWVDLWHLVQDGEPITTRGAELLPVRWRGAPAMLKLATEEEEKLGGALLEWWQGVGAARLFAAEGDAILMERATGTRSLSHYARNGRDEEATAILCDTVASLHAPRTGPRPELVPLEIWFRELEPAARTHGGLLARSHREAQALLSSQRDIRVLHGDIHHDNVLDFGARGWLAIDPKRVAGDRAFDYANIFTNPDLDDPSIPVSTRPERFASRLDIVIEQSGLGRERLLRWLIAWCGLSAAWFISDDESPALDFAVMEFAIAALDG
- a CDS encoding LacI family DNA-binding transcriptional regulator, encoding MRTARPRALTLRDVSAAAGVSEMTVSRVLRDRGDVSAATREKVLTAARSLGYVPNRIAGGLASQRVNLVAVMIPSLSNLVFPDVLGGISAELDDTPLQPVVGVTQYAPAREEAVLYDMLSWRPAGLILAGLEHSRAARAMLRAAGVPVVEIMDTDGESVDCAVGISHRRVGAEMAATILNAGYRRIGFLGTHMPEDHRARKRLEGFEAGLSEAGVPLAAREFYQGGSSLVKGRELTERILTRKPDLDFLYYSNDMIGAGGLLWCLEQGIDIPGRLGLAGFNGVEMLKGLPRRLATTDARRVDIGRRAARIVAGKDPRPDGGVIELVPTFLPGDTIRQV